CCGTGATGACCGATCATGAATACCACGAACTTGCCGACGCGTTAATGTTAACCATTGAAGAGCAAATTGATGACTGTGATGTTGATTTAGACTATGAGTCTCAATCGGGCATTTTAGAGATCATCTTCCCTGATAAGAGTAAAATCATCATCAACAAACAAGCACCGCTTCATCAAGTATGGGTTGCAACTAAGTTCAATGGTCACCATTTTGAGCTACAAGGCGAACAGTGGATCGACAACCGCTCGGGTGCAGAGTTCTGGCAATTTATGAGCGAAGCGGCGACTAAGCAAGCTGGCGCACCTATTGAGTGGCAGCACGACTAATGCTTGAATTTGTAGAATACCCAGCACAAAGCACGCATAAAGCGTCGATCATTTGGTTACATGGCCTTGGCGATTCAGGTAACGGCTTCTTACCGATAGCCCCAGAGCTTGGCTTACCTGCAGAACTTGGCGTACGTTTTATTTTTCCTCACGCGCCAGAGCAACCGGTCACCATAAATGGTGGCATGGTGATGCGCGCATGGTATGACATCAAGTCTTTTGATCTAGATAAAAGAGCCGATGAAACAGGTGTGAGAGACTCTTCTGCTCAAGTTGAAGCTTTAATTCAAGCTGAGTTAGACAAAGGTATACCTGCCGATAAAATCATCTTGGCTGGTTTCTCTCAAGGTGGGGTGATAGCCTTGCATTTAGCACCGCGTCTTAAGCAAAAGCTAGCCGGTGTGATGGCGTTATCGACTTACATGTGTGCGCCGCAAAAGCTGGCAGACGAGGCAATGCAAGCTGAACTAGATATTTTCATGGCGCATGGCTCGCAAGATCCAGTCGTGCCTATGATGGCGGGTCGCCAAGCATTTGATACGCTGACTACACAAGGTTACTCGGTATCATGGCAAGATTACCCAATGGCACATCAGGTATGTGCTGAAGAGCTAACCGCAATTCGCACTTGGTTGCTTGAAAAACTGGCTTAATTAAACGGAGCAAAACATGTCACAGAAGATTGTCATAAAAACCAGTGTGAGTAAGGCACCTGCCCAGCCGCAAGCTGTGCATTATCAGTGGCATTGGCGACGCATTTTTATGGCAGCAAGCATGTTAATGCTGACCGCTGTGGCTATCGTGTATGGCTTAATGAATTCAGTAAACGCTGATGAAGTGCAAAATATTGAAATGGTTGAGCCAAACACAGTCGTTATTTCAGAACCAGCACTTGTTACAGATACAACAAAGCAAGAGTTAGATAACGAGGTTGTGGTTATCTCTGAGCCAGAAACCGAGGTGATTGCCGAAGAAGCTATGGCTCCAGTGCAAACTGCTGCAGCAGAGCCTGAGCTAAAAGAACCAGAGCAAAACGCCGCGACTGTTGACAGTCAAGCTGGTGTGGAAGCAACCAGTGAAGTTTTAACTGAGCAAACAGACACAGTGCAAACCCTTGATAGCGAGTCTGAGCTTGCGCAAGTGACTGATGAAATCAGCGTTGAGAAAGAAACTGTTGAGACGGCAACTACTTCACTTGAGATTGAGCAAGATGAAGAAACGTCATCAACACAGTTTTCAGACAACGCGAAAGTGACTTCAGTGGCGTTAGGTGCACAAATAGATGTGCAATTTATTAGCCGTGCTGTACTGACTACAGGCATCAGTGAGCGTGAGCCAGTTGATGTTTTGAAAGAATCGATTGAGCAAACTGAGTTTCAAGAAAAACTATTTTTCTTCACAGAGGTGCGCAAGCTAAAGGGTCAAACTGTTAGTCATTTATGGTTTCATCAAGATCAGTTAATGGCAGAAATTTCATTGACGATCAGCGCAGACCGCTACCGTACTTATTCAAGCAAAAACATCATGCCAAGCCAAACAGGTCAATGGCGTGTTGAAGCCGTAACAGAGCAAGGCGAGTTACTGGCACAAAAAACTTTTCGAATTATTCCATCGGCGCTTTAATCGCGTCTAACAGGCAAAAGCATGACAGAACAAGCAAATATTTTACGTATCGCAACCCGCAAAAGCGCACTGGCATTGTGGCAGGCAGAATTTGTGAAAGCCGAACTTGAGCGTTTTCACTCTGACCTTACCGTTGAGCTGGTGCCAATGTCGACGCAGGGTGACATTATTCTAGATACGCCACTGGCAAAAATCGGTGGTAAAGGGTTATTCGTAAAAGAGCTTGAACAAGCCATGTTAGATGGCCGCGCCGATATCGCGGTGCACTCAATGAAAGATGTGCCGGTTGAATTCCCTGAAGGGTTAGAACTTAACACCATTTGTGAGCGTGAAGATCCGCGCGATGCGTTTGTATCAAACAAATACAAAAGCTTAGATGAGCTGCCGCAAGGCGCAGTAGTCGGTACTTCGAGTCTACGTCGTCAGTGTCAAGTACGTGCATTACGGCCAGACTTAGACATTCGCGATTTACGAGGTAATGTAAATACCCGTTTAGCTAAGCTAGATAATGGCGATTACGATGCGATTATTTTGGCAGCAGCAGGCCTGCTTCGTTTAGAAATGCCAGAGCGCATTGCTGACTTCATCGAGCCAGAAACATCATTACCAGCCAATGGTCAAGGTGCAGTAGGCATCGAATGCCGCAGTGATGACGAGCGAGTAAAAGCATTGCTTGCGCCGTTAGAGCACACTGAAACACGTATTCGTGTACTTGCAGAGCGTGCCATGAACCGTCGTTTAGAAGGCGGTTGTCAGGTGCCGATCGGTGCTTATGCACTAGTAAATGGGGAGCAAGTTCATATTCGCGGTCTTGTTGGAGCAGTTGATGGCTCTGAAATTTTACGCGATGAAGTGTCAGGTTCAGTCGAGAATGCTGAGCAGTTAGGCGTTCAGCTTGCCGAGCAGTTGTTAGCGCAAGGTGCTGACAAGATTCTAGCTGAAGTATATAGAGACGCGTAATAAGGTTAAATTTAATATGACAAAGATTGCAATCACACGGCCAAGTGGTAAAGGTGAGCAGCTTAAGGCGCAACTCGAGCAGCATCAGATTGCATATCTTCATACCCCAGTGTTATCGCTTACCTCGATAACACTGGACGCCCAGCAGCTTGCGCCACTCGATAATGCCGATGTCATTATTTTCATTTCTCAAGATGCCGTGCAATCTCTTGCAGAGCAATATCCTACTTTACCAGCCCATGCCAAACTATTTGCTGTGGGTGAGCAAACCGCACAGGCCATAGAAACACATTTTTCTCGCAAAGCAGATTTCCCACACCAACAAGATTCCGAAGGCTTACTGGCCTTAAAAGCATTACAAGATTTAGATGCAAAACAATGCGTGCTTGTCAAAGGAAAAGGTGGTCGCACGCTAATAGCAACAACCTGTAAATCACGCGGTGCTATTCTAAATCAATGTGTTGTATATGAACGTGCAGCGTTAGAAGAAACCGCTGATGGCTGGTTAGACCACTGGCGTGAACAACAGATAACCGCTATAGTGCTGAGCAGTAATGCTGCGATTGATGCTGTTTTTAACACACAATCAGAACAACATTTAGACTGGTTAAAGCAACGAGATTTTTATCTTGTCAGTCAACGTAGCTGTGATTATTTACAACAAGAGTACCAAATTGCTGAGACGCAGGTATACCTTGCCGACGGTGCCAGTGATGATGCCGTGTTCAGTTGCATTAAGTCGTCTCAAAAACAGCAGGTAAGCACTATGAGTGAAGAACAAAAACAACCAACCGCTGTGAGTGAAAAACCGAGCGTGCCAGAGACCAAACCGATGAAGCAAAAGATCAGTAAAGTAGGCGTATTAGCCTTGTTGATAGCAACGGCAACGGGTGTCATGACAACCGGTTTAATCGTCCATGGACAGCAGATCAGCGACAAAACCTATGCAGCGCTAGATGCTTTAAAAACTGAAAATAGCGCCTTAAAAAGTGAACTCAAACAGTCACAACAGAATTTAGCAGCTCTGCAAAGTGAGCAATCACGCTTGTCAAAAGCGGTGAACCAGTCTTTGTCATCGCAAGCAGCGCAATTACAAGAGAGCTTTGCAGCACAGTTAGACAGCAAGTTACGCCAAGCGGATCAACAGCTCAGTGGCGCAGCAATTAATGAAGCGGTTTACTTGCATCGTCTAGCGGTTTTTAAAGTGGCCGCAGAGCAAGACTACCAAGGCGGTGCCGCGGTATTAAAGCGTGTACATGATGTGTTGTTGGCACAGAGCAACAATACTGAGGTGTTAAAGGCACTGGCAGATGATATTGCATTACTCAACGCGCAGCCACAACCTGCGGTGGAAAGTATTTATTTAGAATTACATGGCTTATTGAATCAGGTTGATACACTACCATTAGTCACTTTGCAGTTACCTGAGACGCGTCAGCAGGCACCAGCTGAACTATCTACAGAGGTTAGCGATTGGCAAACCAATCTGAAGAGAACATGGCAAGGGCTGGTGGATGACTTTATTAAGATCCGCGAACGTGATGTGACCGTGATAGATCCGCTACTGGATGCCCAAGAGCAGCAACTATTAAAAGCACAACTACGCGGCTATTTATCACAAGCACAAACAGCGCTAATGGATAAACAAGCCAGCGTATTCTTCACCGCATTAAAACAAGCACAGCAACATCTTGAGGCTTACTTCGCAGCTGATAAGGCTGAAGTTAAAGCAATGCAATCCGCATTGATTGAGTTACAACAACAGCCGCTTCAGTTTAGTCGACCAATGCAGTTAAGCTCTGAACAAGAATTGAAGAGCTGGTTAGCCGAAGAGGTTGCGCCATGATAAGAGCAATTTTAGCATTTGCCCTTGTCGCTGCAGCATTGGCTGCAGGTCATCTATTAATAGATGAGAAAGGCTATGTGCTTATCGCATTTAATAACACCACAATCGAAGGCACAATCGTCGCCTTTGTGATCATGTTTGTACTTAGCTTTATTGCGTTGTGGCTAGTGCTTAAATTATTAAAAACATTGTTACGCATGTACGGCAAAACCACGGGTTTTTGGCGTGGTAAAAAAGCACTTAAAGCACAGCAAGTGTGGCAGCAAGGTTTATGGGCAAGCATCAATGATGATTCGGCAGTGGTGCAAAGTACGTTTAATAAAGGACAAGCACCTGAAGAGTGGCAAGACGCGCAGCAAGCCTTACTGGCAAAAGCTGCATTACAGCAAGGCGATAAAGCACAGGCACTGGCGCATTTACAAAACATCAGTGATGCTGCGCAGAGCAAGGTGCCTAAACTTTGGTTGGATGCCAATCAGAACGAGCAGGCTTTGGCTTTGTTAGATGCGCCAATGGCAGAGAAAAAACCAACGCAGGCTGCAGTGAGTAGTTATTTGGCTGGGTTACTACAGGCTGAAAAACACGCTGAATTAGCGACGGCGATTAATCAGCATTACAAGCGCTTAGATTGGACTCAAGCACAGTGGCAAGCATTTATGGCGCGTTGGTTTACTGCGAACGCTGAGCAGGCGATTGGCCAATTTGAACAACTTCCTAAAGCATTAAAAGTGCAAAGCGAAGCACTTTACATGCAGTCGCAAGCCAGTGCCGGTCAATGGCAAAACTTACTGCCGACACTACAAAAATGGCTAAAGAAAGGTCAGTATCAAGCCTTTGCTGATGTGGTTGTGCATGCCAAAAACCCTGATGTTAAATTGCGTACATCACTGCAAGATGCGTTGAAAAAACATCCAGAGCAACCTCAATTGTTATTTGCCATGGGTTGTCTAGCCAACGCGGCTGGTGAGTATGAATTGGCTGCGAAAGTATTCGACAATTGTCAGCTAACAGAGCTCGATAAAGCCCATTTAAAACCGGTTTTAAACAGTTATGAGCAAACCCAGCAGTTCCAAAAAGCTTATTTATTATTGGCCGCAAAATAATAGTAACTATTTAGAAAATTAGACACAGATTGAGCCCCAGCTATAGTT
The Pseudoalteromonas phenolica genome window above contains:
- the cyaY gene encoding iron donor protein CyaY; its protein translation is MTDHEYHELADALMLTIEEQIDDCDVDLDYESQSGILEIIFPDKSKIIINKQAPLHQVWVATKFNGHHFELQGEQWIDNRSGAEFWQFMSEAATKQAGAPIEWQHD
- the hemC gene encoding hydroxymethylbilane synthase; translation: MTEQANILRIATRKSALALWQAEFVKAELERFHSDLTVELVPMSTQGDIILDTPLAKIGGKGLFVKELEQAMLDGRADIAVHSMKDVPVEFPEGLELNTICEREDPRDAFVSNKYKSLDELPQGAVVGTSSLRRQCQVRALRPDLDIRDLRGNVNTRLAKLDNGDYDAIILAAAGLLRLEMPERIADFIEPETSLPANGQGAVGIECRSDDERVKALLAPLEHTETRIRVLAERAMNRRLEGGCQVPIGAYALVNGEQVHIRGLVGAVDGSEILRDEVSGSVENAEQLGVQLAEQLLAQGADKILAEVYRDA
- a CDS encoding heme biosynthesis HemY N-terminal domain-containing protein is translated as MIRAILAFALVAAALAAGHLLIDEKGYVLIAFNNTTIEGTIVAFVIMFVLSFIALWLVLKLLKTLLRMYGKTTGFWRGKKALKAQQVWQQGLWASINDDSAVVQSTFNKGQAPEEWQDAQQALLAKAALQQGDKAQALAHLQNISDAAQSKVPKLWLDANQNEQALALLDAPMAEKKPTQAAVSSYLAGLLQAEKHAELATAINQHYKRLDWTQAQWQAFMARWFTANAEQAIGQFEQLPKALKVQSEALYMQSQASAGQWQNLLPTLQKWLKKGQYQAFADVVVHAKNPDVKLRTSLQDALKKHPEQPQLLFAMGCLANAAGEYELAAKVFDNCQLTELDKAHLKPVLNSYEQTQQFQKAYLLLAAK
- a CDS encoding uroporphyrinogen-III C-methyltransferase, translated to MTKIAITRPSGKGEQLKAQLEQHQIAYLHTPVLSLTSITLDAQQLAPLDNADVIIFISQDAVQSLAEQYPTLPAHAKLFAVGEQTAQAIETHFSRKADFPHQQDSEGLLALKALQDLDAKQCVLVKGKGGRTLIATTCKSRGAILNQCVVYERAALEETADGWLDHWREQQITAIVLSSNAAIDAVFNTQSEQHLDWLKQRDFYLVSQRSCDYLQQEYQIAETQVYLADGASDDAVFSCIKSSQKQQVSTMSEEQKQPTAVSEKPSVPETKPMKQKISKVGVLALLIATATGVMTTGLIVHGQQISDKTYAALDALKTENSALKSELKQSQQNLAALQSEQSRLSKAVNQSLSSQAAQLQESFAAQLDSKLRQADQQLSGAAINEAVYLHRLAVFKVAAEQDYQGGAAVLKRVHDVLLAQSNNTEVLKALADDIALLNAQPQPAVESIYLELHGLLNQVDTLPLVTLQLPETRQQAPAELSTEVSDWQTNLKRTWQGLVDDFIKIRERDVTVIDPLLDAQEQQLLKAQLRGYLSQAQTALMDKQASVFFTALKQAQQHLEAYFAADKAEVKAMQSALIELQQQPLQFSRPMQLSSEQELKSWLAEEVAP
- a CDS encoding DUF2914 domain-containing protein, whose translation is MSQKIVIKTSVSKAPAQPQAVHYQWHWRRIFMAASMLMLTAVAIVYGLMNSVNADEVQNIEMVEPNTVVISEPALVTDTTKQELDNEVVVISEPETEVIAEEAMAPVQTAAAEPELKEPEQNAATVDSQAGVEATSEVLTEQTDTVQTLDSESELAQVTDEISVEKETVETATTSLEIEQDEETSSTQFSDNAKVTSVALGAQIDVQFISRAVLTTGISEREPVDVLKESIEQTEFQEKLFFFTEVRKLKGQTVSHLWFHQDQLMAEISLTISADRYRTYSSKNIMPSQTGQWRVEAVTEQGELLAQKTFRIIPSAL
- a CDS encoding alpha/beta hydrolase; the encoded protein is MLEFVEYPAQSTHKASIIWLHGLGDSGNGFLPIAPELGLPAELGVRFIFPHAPEQPVTINGGMVMRAWYDIKSFDLDKRADETGVRDSSAQVEALIQAELDKGIPADKIILAGFSQGGVIALHLAPRLKQKLAGVMALSTYMCAPQKLADEAMQAELDIFMAHGSQDPVVPMMAGRQAFDTLTTQGYSVSWQDYPMAHQVCAEELTAIRTWLLEKLA